ACACTACAGAGCAAGCTTTTTGTTTACACAAAACGTAAACGCCTTCGCTCTGCATTACACTGTGTCCAGCCCCGCATATTTTTACCATCATACATTTCATCAGGGCCTTATGATCAGGATGAGTAGGGAATCATTAACAGTTAACCTCTTAACTAGTCTTTTATACCTTGCTATACACGATCACAAATGTATATACTAATACACACATTTGATCAGTGTTTTCTTTCATCCCAACACCCCAGTGTGAGTGAGTACACCAGAACCAGAGACCAcatcctgctgctgctataaTTCCCTGCTGACTATAGCCCACATGCCTCTGATTCCACAGTCGACAGTATCATTCACAGGCCTGTAGCTTTCCTACATTTGTCTGTCACTGCCTTAGCTCTTGCTCAGGCTTTGCCGTACCCTGTCCTCCTCCTACACTGCAGACGAACCCAACATGGCTGGATTAAATTTTACTACCAAAGCACTGAAACCTATACATACCCTCACACTaaactagtactccgtactcctTGGTCTGTATGCTACTCATTCAGTATCAATCCACACCCAACCAACACTATTCCCTTCTGCATCCTACCTATCTGCAGTTACCTTTGCAGTATAAAAAAATGCAGGCTTGCGTAGAATAATGATTCGAGCACTTGGATGCATGTTCCTTTTATGTTTACATAGCAAGTGCCAGTACTAGCTATACTCGCGAGCTATATCATTTAGAGCCTGTGGCGTTGCTGAATTTGATGCACATCGAACAGGTAGAAAgaagtggtggtggtggtggtgatcaTTCGTGCGCGCGTATGGACTCCATGGAATCATGCGTCCCCCCTGGGTTCAGGTTCCACCCCACGGACGAGGAGCTCGTCGGCTACTACCTCCGCAAGAAAGTGGCCTCCCAGAAGATCGACCTCGACGTCATCCGCGACATCGATCTCTACCGCATCGAGCCCTGGGATCTCACAggtatctatctatctatctatttTCAATCCTATTGAGATTTGGGATTGATCAAATCTCGGATAAATATGTTATGTACATGCATTGCTCTGAATTGAGTTTCTTGTGATCTTAATTATGCGCTGCTTGGACTGTTTGATTTTTCTGTGTGAATTTAGAGCACTGTGGGATCGGGTACGAGGAGCAGAGCGAGTGGTACTTCTTCAGCTTCAAGGACCGCAAGTACCCGACGGGGACGAGGACGAACAGGGCGACAATGGCGGGGTTCTGGAAGGCGACCGGGAGGGACAAGGCGGTGCATGAGAGGAGCAGGCTCATCGGCATGAGGAAGACGCTCGTCTTCTACAAGGGCAGGGCGCCCAACGGGCAGAAGACCGACTGGATCATGCACGAGTACCGCCTTGAGACCGACGAGAACGCGCCTCCGCAGGCAAGCTCTCCAATCCGTCTCTAGCTAGTCTCATTTCCAATTATTTTTCGTACCTCTTTCCACTCTCTCATTTCCATTAATTAATTCAACGAGTTTTGGGTTGGCACATTAAAACTGATTCATCTAAAATGAGTTGAagaggataaaaaaaaacagagtgaATACTAAGGAAGCAGTTTGGCGTTGGCACATTAAAACTGATTCATCTAAATGAGTAAGAACTGTTAGAGTAGTGTCTACGAAAAGCTTCGGTTGGTCCCGAGCGCATCGGTCGCGCTATCACTAACCGTCCATCGCAGACAGGGTGCAGAATAGTCGGCATAATTCTCGCCATATTAAGTTGATGGATCTATGGATTTTCTTGAATATAAAACCAGTCCTAAAAAGAAATGGGATAATGAATGTTACTGAAGAAAGCAACAAAATCAATTCTTACGTGCCACATTTTTTGTCTAAGATATTGGCCATGTCTATCCATCATGATGATGAAAGCAATGCGCTACAATCACCTCATGTCTATGGGAAAACGGCGAAAAACCCTATACGTCCTGTtgataactccaaatgaaaacacacacacacacaccaaaaTAACCAATGATGATTGTGTATTTCCAAGTTGAATCGCAAATTCTTCTTTGTAAAATGTTGATAAAGGGTTGATTTTGTTTCCAACGGAATTGAACAGTTTAAAATTTTAGAAATTATGCCCAACTTAAATTTTGAATCGTGCAAACTGGATTTTCACATATTTCTACATCTGAAGGAGTTGCACATAGCGCTATTGTTTAAGCTATTCATGAAATGCATGCAATTTGATCGACTTAGAGAGGTACGTAGTTATATTATTCTTTAGTTCACTTTGTATGGTGCCCTAGTCGACTGAGATTTAGAACTAAGCAAAAAATGAACGCATGTCCTGAGCATGCGATTCTAACGTTTGATGAATTTAGTCATCTTAGTGAACGTAGAAATAATTGTCTTTCTTTCGGTCAAAACATTTCAACCATTAGTCGTGCCTACAGATTCAAACATTTTTTCTAAATGCCAAAACCGTCAAATTTTGATTGAATTGCAAGTTAGAAGGTTATTTGaccaaaaggaaaaagaaatcaCTAAAAATCAGTGATTTCAGTTGTAGCTGAATTATTTCCGAAACCGAAATTGAAAACCATGATCTTGAGCCTGATGTTCGTGGATTGAAATTAAGACTATCTTAGCAGAACGAGCAATAGCGATTACGTCAAATCTTAATGTATCAATTGAAGAGAGATGTATCTTTCTAAAGTAGCACCCACAGACCTGCCAAGACGCATGCATATGTCTAACTCATTTGCACCACACCACTAATGGACCATCAGAGCCATGAGGAATATATCACTTGGCAGCAGTAGTAAAGCAGAAAAAGATAAGCTTCCTTTCTGCGAGTCTTCCAAAGTCTTCTACTCTTCTTCCAGATAAAGATAAAAGGCAGCATGCAATCCTGTAGCCTGCATCCAGACCAGAGCCCCATGCCACTTGCCAAGCCTTTTTGGAGTTCTCCTAGCTAGAGAAATGCATGCGCGCGCGTGCATGCCCTGGGTTAGGGTTTTCCCCCGGTGTGAACATCCTCACACGCGCCATTGTTTACATGCTCTAGCCATAGGATCACTAGCAGTAGTACACTCATCAAACCCACAATGCACAGTTAGTCAATGTTAGAAAACTAAAGTGATCCAGCAGCATATTCCAAGTGGAGATATCAGATATACACCTCTCGGTTACAAATATCCCAAAAGAAAAAGTTGAATAAAAAGAGAACTTGTTGCAAATAGTTCGCTGAACCTTGCATGCGATGTGTTTGTGAATATGCGCAGGAAGAAGGATGGGTGGTGTGCAGGGCGTTCAAGAAGAGGGCAGCGTATCCGAGCCGGGGCATGGgcatggccatggcggagAGATGGGACTCCAACTACTCCAGCTCCCCCTACCACGACGCCGCCAGCGGCATGGCCGCGGCGTTCGCGGATCACCCGGCATCTTACGCGAGGAGCGCGCGCTTCAAGGCCGAGGATGACGGCGCCGCGCAGCTCCTCCGGTACACCAGCAGCCACCTCGTCGAGCTCCCGCAGCTCGAGAGCCCGTCCGCAATGCCGCCGGCGCTCCCGCCGGccacgaagaagaagacgaagaatgGCCGTAAATtgccggaggagcaggaggatcgGGATCAggacgaggccggcggcggcatggtgACCGCGGACTGGAGAGCGCTGGACAAGTTCGTCGCGTCGCAGCTCAGCCCCGGCGGCGCTCAGCTGGACcaggcgccgccaccggccggTGCGAGCTCGCAGTCGGCGCAGCCGGAGTTGGAGCGTGAGCGTGAGGATCAGGATGACATGGCGGCGCTGCTGTTCCTCAACAACGACGAGAGGGACGAGATGGAGAGGTGGACGGGCTTGCTCGCCTCGGCatcgggcgccggcgccggaggggaCGGCGACCTCGGGATCTGCGTCTTTGACAAATGAAGTGCACATGGTGAATTGCTGATGCTGTGGAATATATATGGTCGTTATAGCAGCTGAAATCAAGTTCTATATAAATCGTCCTCTCATATTTTCTTCTGATCTGCTTCTTTTGTTGTATGTGTCTCCGGGTGCCCGGCCACCAAAATGTGATTGTACCTTTTTATATATCTGTTCCTGTGCAGAGAGTCTCATATAAGATGCATGCGTGGCATCGCGATGTGctttttgttgatttgtattgttgttgatgatgatgttaTCCATCCTAATTTACTATGCGCAAGCATGAATATGCAGTTGAGTGGGACATATAGCACACAATCAAGCATTGGTTATAGCTCTCTTATATAATGAAATACTGCCACTTTCCACTAGTAGTAACAACTAAGaacaactgaaaaaaaaggCGTTTCCTCGTGTATAAATCGCATGC
This is a stretch of genomic DNA from Brachypodium distachyon strain Bd21 chromosome 1, Brachypodium_distachyon_v3.0, whole genome shotgun sequence. It encodes these proteins:
- the SWN1 gene encoding uncharacterized protein LOC100835498; protein product: MDSMESCVPPGFRFHPTDEELVGYYLRKKVASQKIDLDVIRDIDLYRIEPWDLTEHCGIGYEEQSEWYFFSFKDRKYPTGTRTNRATMAGFWKATGRDKAVHERSRLIGMRKTLVFYKGRAPNGQKTDWIMHEYRLETDENAPPQEEGWVVCRAFKKRAAYPSRGMGMAMAERWDSNYSSSPYHDAASGMAAAFADHPASYARSARFKAEDDGAAQLLRYTSSHLVELPQLESPSAMPPALPPATKKKTKNGRKLPEEQEDRDQDEAGGGMVTADWRALDKFVASQLSPGGAQLDQAPPPAGASSQSAQPELEREREDQDDMAALLFLNNDERDEMERWTGLLASASGAGAGGDGDLGICVFDK